Within the Nicotiana tabacum cultivar K326 chromosome 11, ASM71507v2, whole genome shotgun sequence genome, the region AGAATCAGTAGTTCAAAAATAAGAAGAATTGACTCGTAGCCCATCCGGAACAGACCCAGGGCCCTcgagaccccgtctaaacacacaaacaagttctataacctaacacagactcgctcggggtctcaaattatatcaaacaacaccgaaaATGCAAATCGCGCCATGAATCGAACAATGAACTTCCAAATGTTCCAACTtcgaaaactcgtgccgaaatcaatcaaatcaactcggaatggcgccaaattttgcagacatgaCAGAGATgctccaactctcgaaatcgcaTTCCAACCCTGATATAACAAAAGTCAATcgtgggtcaaacttctccattttccaaacttcaactttttcaactttcgccgatTTGCCTCAAAttactctacggacctccaaatccaaatccgggcgcgcgcctaagtccaaaatcaccatacgaagctgctgacatcatccaaaactcatcccggagccgtttacacaaaagtcacattccggtcaaattctcaccactTATGCtttcaaaactagattccttcttctAATTCGACTTCGaacatccggtaactgaattcaatcatgcacgcaagtcgataaacatattatgaagctgttcaagaccttatgccgccgaacggagcttcaaattcttaaaatgaccggccgagtcgttacaattATTTTCAAAGAATACGGTAGATAATTTGAGACGGAGGGAGCATATTGATAGTGTAAATACAAGCTAAATCCATTAACTACGGCAGCGAATCACCACATTAAATGCAATTTAATTGAATGATGATGTATTGAAATTGAATGAAAATCAGAACCCATTGATTGCATGCTTAGTAATTACTCTGACTGAGTTCAAGAGACAACACATCTCTTCGTGAAAATTTACTGTGGGAAATCTTAACAATGCAGCATCCAGATTTTGGTGAGGATTTATTTGGATACCGTATCGTTTATTTTCAAAATCCTTTCTATTTTGCCAGCAGATACTCTGCATCCTATTCCATCTTCCATATGACCACATCAAATGAAATACTGAGACCTACTTGActttttttaaatatcaaataGTTTAGTTATTTGTTTATTAATTTAACTTGTATATATGTATAATcgcaatataattttttttgtactATCAATGTAATTTAACATATTGTTACAAATGGTCTGTCTTCATTTTCATGTTACTAATTTCTCTCAACATGTGCAGTTACCTATAGCATTCTTTTACACTACCGATGATTACTGTGCAGTTACCTATAACATTCTTTTACACTACCCATGATTACCCTTTAATTACGTACATATACTAAGcacgaaaaagaaagaaaataaggaatGAGCTGGAGGGAGCATAGCAGGAATCGGTGTGCAGATATATATACTTATGGATATTGTTTAAGTGAAAATCAAGAGAGCCCAAATATGAAGATCGCGAAATATCTGTGACAATccttttatttgattttattttgttgattCCTTCCCTTAAAAAAACCACTCCACGCCATCCTTTTAGTCCAATTacctcttcttctcctcctcctcctcctcctcttcttcttcttcttctttctttccatTACTTTTTCTTTAAAGTTTCATTCTTGATTTTTCTCTCTGCATGTTATTTTCTTGTGTAAAAGTGAAATTTCTGCGGATTAAGTGAAAAAAATGGAGACCTTTGCTTCTTCTGCTTCATCGTTATCAATTTCAAGCGAACCCCATGTGCTAGCTGTGGATGACAATCTTGTTGATCGTAAACTTGTGGAGAAGTTACTCAAGAAATCCTCTTGCAAAGGTAAGCACTTTTTTTTGAATATCCTCACCttgtatttaatttaatttaatttaattagaaTAAGTGGATGGGATGTTTTCTCAAGCACTGCATTGTGCAACGTAGAGTCGTAGACAAATAAAATTCCCAGAAAAGAGGAACATAAGAAAGACAGGAGATGAAGATTTTATAATGTTGAATCTTTCAACAGGAGACACCCTTTAGCAAGGATATATGTCATCAAATACTGCTTTGCAAGAATATTTTTCTAATATTCTGTGTACACAATTTTTTTCTAGAAACAGTAGGTACATAGATAATATAAAGGTCGCCACCACATTAAAACAAGGCAGATTCATCACATCGCCAGCAGGTTCATGTATATTTTCCATATTGAACATGATTTATAAGTGAAAATCTactaaaatgtacataaatattatatttgaacccttaattttaaaactaaaataagGTTAGTATTAAAAAAAACTATAAGCCAAACCTCTCAAGTTTAACAGTGGATCTGCctctattttaattaaaataatacaaatattaGTTGGTATATGAAGTAAAGCTTTAATAAGCACCAAAACCTCGATCTAATCCCGcttaattaaaaaccaaattatgAATATATGTGACACTATATGTGTAAAATTCTGCCTACGCTAGGACTCAACACCCCCACCAGGTCCCCGAAGAAGAAAACTCTTAGTCGAAGGGGAAAAAAACTAAAGCGTGCCTGAAAACTCAATCGATATTGACATTTACCTAGTCCTTTGGTCAACCTTTTGGATTTGCCAACAGCTGTACCTACGTTGTTTTTCTTTATGTTTGTTTTACATCTTTAAATCTTTCACAATCCTTCGTTGTAGACTTTCTTTTCAGCCCATGTGGTTCATAACGTGCGCGACTCAACTCGTTGCTTTTCATTATTTTCCTTACCCATAAATGGGAAAGACACAACCCGGATATATAATATAACTTACTATATTGTCTCAGTTTGGTCGGAAATTAACACCATCCATTCACTGGATTATCTGTACCTTGTACATATATACAAGCTAattaagttctttttttttttttgctgcaATCCAACTGTTAAATTACGCGATTGTTTTGCTCTACACATGGCTATTAAAGATGTTAATGTGAAACATTATATTAATGCACAAGCAAGTGAATATTGGATCAATAAATCTCATGATTTGAAAGTTTCCTTCAGTAACTACCGCAGAAGATGGTCTGAGGGCTTTGGAGTACTTGGGTTTGGGAGCACATCATGACAGCTCTACAAATAGCAATGTGAGTCTctattgaataaagattgagttTGCATTCTGCGCAGTGGTCACGTTATATGACAAtctaaaaaataaagtaatataACCAATTGAATTGCAACTAGATctgtgtatataacttaaacacTCAAATACTTGAATATTACAGGCTCTACTAATTAGTTGTGGTGTTAATTTATATAGTTTCTTGAGTGCAGGGTTCAAAAGTTAATATGATAATCACAGATTATTGCATGCCAGGAATGACAGGTTATGAACTGCTTAAGAAAATCAAGGTAGGTAGTTCATTCCCAGTGAGCAGCAACATATATACTTCTGCACATAATTAATTCTACAAAAATAACTCTTTAATTTAGTTACTCATCATGAGTTTGAACTCAAATTTGCTTCATTGCATTGCAAGCAGGAATCGTCGATCATGAAGGATGTGCCGGTTGTGATAGTGTCATCAGAGAATATTCCAACTCGAATTAATCAGTAATATATTTTTGTCTTATAGTAATTAACTAACCACctcaatattatattatatttcatTTTTGTAGCTGTGATCTGATACTGAACAAAGAGTACTTGTGTGAAATGGACAGATGCATGGAAGAAGGAGCTCAGATTTTCATGCTGAAGCCTCTGAAGCACTCCGATGTCGAAAGGCTTAGATGTCAAATAACGCAATGCTGATGATATATTGACTCTTCTCATCTGTCATCTtctaaaagaagagaaaaagagagagatattACCATGTATAAGAGTGATTACGAGATTCTAAAGACTCGTGAATTCAATTGTATATCTCTGGAGCTTTAGAAGTTCCTGCTTTCATTAAGAAAATGTAGACCTTGTTCTTTTCATCTATTTTGCTCTTCTCTGTCTCATTCTACGGTTGctttcgagtcaccccaagagcaaggtcgAAAGTTTTTGGAGGGAGGAATGCCGATGatctatcagaaacaacctctctacctcaggATAGGGATAaaatctgcgtacacactaccctggAATTACAGTGGGTTATTGTTGTCTGTCTCATTCCACCAAGGAGCGTACCCTTTTGTGTCAGAGCTTGTAATTGGTGGCAAGATTTTGTACCACAACATTTCTTAGTTATATTTCTCCTTTTAACTCCAACTAATATGGGGAAGTTGGAGATTCACAATCATCATTAAGATTCTCCAAAATCTGGAGGACTACTATCCTTGATTTTGAATCACAAATTcccaaaaaagaaaagcaaaacatATGGAATTTCGTGATTAAGACAGCAAATGGTTGAAAAGATTCTATTTTTCTTCAACCCCTTTGGACTCGGAGTGAACAAACAATATCTCAAAAGTAAACTAGCAGGTACAAGATAAAGTATACACAACAACCAAACTGAAACACTAATAATCCTCTGAAATTGAACACAAATTCACACATTTATCTTGCTAGAGTAGAAGACTcaaaaaaaacaatttctttaaTTTGGGATTAACAGAAATGGCTGTGGTGGTGGTGATGATGGTGTCTGTGTTCATCCCATCCAAGACACTGCAGAAAAGGATAGCAGGCCATAAAGATACACCTGCTAAACATGGAGAAAACAGAGGAGAGTAGCAAACAAGGGCAGCAACAACATGCCAAAAATGGATCATCATATGGACTGCCTCCTTCGTGGTGGTGGTGATGATGATGGTGGTGATGACCCATCTTCTTCTTTCACCTGAATTGAGAAAATTAATGATTACCCACTACTCAATTAGCACATTCAATCACACCCACTTGATCATATAAtgattattgatcaaaaagaTGAAAATCTTTGGGGATAAAAATGAAATTCAAATCAAGAAATCAAGAGAACTACATACCTTGTGAAATGAaccttcgtttttttttttttcttttgtttgtatAATTGAAGATTGTATGAAGAGAAGGGAGATTGGCAATAATACAGATTTAAAAAAAGGGGACTAGTTGCTCGCAGATTTCAGCTAATTTTGGAAGAATCGCTTTTTTCCTATCCTTTAAATACAGTTCTAATCCAATGGGACAAATCATCTGACGTGGCAACACATAAGCGGTAGAGTTGACACTggaattaaaataataaaaaagccCACTTCTCTTCTCATACGCGGAGCAAACGCAATGAGTCGTTTCTCATGGGTAATAACTCTAGAGGGAGCTTCGTAGAAAAGTACACAACTTCCAACTTAAGGAATTGGCGTTTGCTTCAAACATTCAAGACGAGTTTTtgcaatttttcctttttatccaCCTAGCACCAACAACTTATAAGTATCGCTGTCCAACGAGACGGGACAGAACGGGACATGACGGAATTTTACTGGGACGGAAAAGGAACAGGCCTTATCCGGGATGGAATAAACGGGATGATCCGGTAGGCTCGTCTTGTCCCACTAACAAGCGGGACGAGTCATGGGCAATGGCGAAGTCAGAACTATTTTTAAgagtgttcaaacttgaaagaagtagaaaaaaattCCGACAAAATGTGTTCAATATAGATTTTATATATCTAAAAtcaatattttacttatatacacagtgtaatttttcataattttcagcGAAGGGTGGTCCCATGGTCATGGGCCCTAAGTGGGcattttttttctaaatttaaGGATTTAAACATTAAAGTTGACAACAGATATATTTTTTATAGTTAGcaacaattattttttttaaagttgacaatgaataagtttttaaagtttgcaatggctactttttgactttttttcaatgaacttaaaacttaataaattataaaaaaaaagtaagtaaagaattataaaatatttaaacaagaGATTTATAGCgaaatattttagtaattttaatggacttataatttattttatttaatctcaagCTATAAAGTAACTAAGTAAGACAATTATTAACAAAATTCAAGGCtaaagccttttattttattaataaattttttaaatttcacaCACAAATACAagtcttttgaagagcacctcgTCTATAcaaccaccttctaggaaggggtctgtttgaactaggcctcttattACTTAATTACAAactatcatactaatatttgtaagctcctatattattttgttttaacttatCTATAATATTTGTTGGACATTCTTGTGAAATTGGCAATATCGCTTGATGTTCCACGAGTTCTATGCCGTCATCCTCCCCTCCCCACCCACCCAATTGCAAAGTATCTTAGaaagaagaaaattttcaaaatcaatACTTATTCTTTTTGAATTAATCTAATCTCTACATAAAACGAAAATCTCTAGGTTGTCTTCCGCTAATGAATGTCAATGATCTCCGATTTAAAATCTTACTGCGCTAAAAGCACTCTCCAATGATATTGATGATACTTGAATAGCCAGTATATCTCGGATCattattgaaagtgttggaaatgcCTTGTCACGCCCCCTCTACCATGCTAAAAGTTATTCGttgccttcttcgtctttaataGATTCCAATCCCTGATTAAGATAAAAATTAGGTTCATCATCAATAGTGGAATCAACACCTAATAAATCCTCCATACCTTCCCACACTTCTTCTACTCTAGTATTAGAAGTGGTAGGAGCATTTACACCATCTGAAGTCGCCATAGTTTTATAACTATCAAATATTACTCTAGTGCGCGCGCTCGcgtgcacacatatatatatatactagcttggcagtcttcgagagttgtcttttcattttctttaatttctaaattctcataaattttacgaataAGTCCCTTCGCACCTCTTAATTTAAAAAATGGATAAGCATAGtggaaattaaataaacttggggaataggaaaatataattttaaaatttcgtACAAGTGATGTTTTTGTATGTTCAACCTTAGCCTTACTCCTTACAGGAGGTACATGGGGTAAAGCTTCAGATCGAGATTGATTCTGAGTTGGAGCTTGTATTGCTAGACTAGTGGGTGTCtcatctaattcttcttcctcattttcttcttcattgccaaattgtctttgtaaagtATTCATGATCGAGTTATTCTCCcagattaatatcataaaatgcAGGGGAATGGGTAAAGGAAGTTTCATCAACACAAATCATTTCATCTATATATTTTCTGACTCTAGAAGGAGAATTAAGGTTACTACAACTATCATATTTACTACTTTTTTTAAATGGGTTGGTTATGCCAAATACTTTTTAAGAGCCATAATTTAAATGCgaaaagttaacacaaaaattaaacataaaaataaaacatgTAAAGTAAACATAAAACTTAAGCATTAAAATGATACACaagaattaaatataaaaattaagagATTGAATGAACAGACTTCGTCCCAGAACCCCATAACTCTACACGTTCGCGAGAGGACGGTCGCTTTCGCAAAGGGTAAGCCCCCCACTACTTCACGTTCACGATAGTGTCCCCGCACTTGCAATGAACAATTCCACGCAATCCCAAGTTtcaccttcgcgatcgcgaagcagaTCACTATAGACACCAGAAACTGATGAAAACTAGCAATCTCCCAAGTCTGAAATGGTCcgtaacctatccgaaactcacccaagttTCTCGGGTTCCAAATGAAACATGCATagaagtgtaataacatcatatgaactcgctcacgtaataaaaataccaaaataacatctttaaCTAAGAATCGAACATTAAAATACATGAAATTtcaaagaaaactcaagaacctctaaaatcacaaccaagcgCCGAATCcaatcaaaccaactccgatttgcaccaaattttacagacaagtttcaaatagcataACGGACCTATACCAAATCTCAAAActaaaatctgaacccgataaccataaagtcaacctacggtcaaacatagggaattccaaactttcaaattactagttttcggcaaaacaagtcaaatcaacctaagGACCCCCGAATccaatccgggcatacgctcaagtccaaaatcacgatatggacctaccgAAATCGTTGAAACATCGATCCGTGATCGtttacacaaaaaaatattgaccgtactcaactcaagttatttttaaagccaaaaattatatatttttttaaaattttcacataaaaactttccgaaaaaaggGTTGAACTGCACTGGTAAATCAAGAAACATAAAATAGGGCTGATGAAGGTCTTGAAACACGATAATAAAGGCTACTACTCAAAATGACTTATCGGGTCGTCACGATTAAAAAGCTACAATTAAGGATACTCATTTAAtacttatttgtatataattggtaaaatGCATATCAacttgtaattaagttaaaacttaaaTAGTGAGGTAAATAAGTTTTAAAATTAGTACAACTATGTAAAAATCTCTTGTAAACATAGTAtctttgtaaaaactaaaaacgAAAGATATCTTTGTTCCTTAAAGACGACCATTAATGTGTAAATGCAAAATTTATGAAAGGAATCAagtgattatttttttttataaagtcCTTTTCTCATTAAATATTATGTAAACCTTTCAACTTTCATCCTTGGTTTCCACAATATTCAATTTCCTTTTTTAATCTTTCTCATTTCTCAGCAAACGTTActactattatattttttctttgtacCTACAAGAGAtcctatttgtcacgacccaaatctctctccataagatgtcgtgatggtacctaatctctaagactaggtaagcctaacaattgcgaaagaattgaaataaaaatagaattaacaACTAAACTTCAACAGATAACTATATAACTgaaaaatgccgctcggcatgtacaagtaAACCAACATTCGAGTATAAGCAATTTCCAAAGACTCGgtagtcacaagtcacaagctatAGGAAAAAACTCTAAttgtctctatacatcagtgtTTAGGAACAATAAGAAGAAACAACATAAAGGATAGAGGAGGACTTCGAGGTCTGCAGACGCTGGCAAATATACCTTGATGTCTTTGAAAAGCCA harbors:
- the LOC107817472 gene encoding two-component response regulator ARR17-like; translated protein: METFASSASSLSISSEPHVLAVDDNLVDRKLVEKLLKKSSCKVTTAEDGLRALEYLGLGAHHDSSTNSNGSKVNMIITDYCMPGMTGYELLKKIKESSIMKDVPVVIVSSENIPTRINQCMEEGAQIFMLKPLKHSDVERLRCQITQC